From Cinclus cinclus chromosome 2, bCinCin1.1, whole genome shotgun sequence, one genomic window encodes:
- the RBBP7 gene encoding LOW QUALITY PROTEIN: histone-binding protein RBBP7 (The sequence of the model RefSeq protein was modified relative to this genomic sequence to represent the inferred CDS: deleted 2 bases in 1 codon) translates to MMYALEWPSLTVQWLPDVTRPEGKNYALHRLILGTHTSDGQNHLAVARVQVPSNDQFDALQSDNEKGEFGGFGSVTGKTEMEIKINHEGEVNHARYMPQNPCIIVTKTPSADVRVFDYTKHPSKTDPSGECDPDLRLKGHQKEGYGLSWNSNLSGHLLSASDDHMVCLWDVSAGPKEGKIVDAKAIFTGHSAVVEDVAWHLLHESLFGSMADVQKLIVWDTGSNPMSKPSHSVDAYTAEVNCLSFSPYSEFILAAGSADKMVALWDLRNIKLKLHSFESHKDEIFQVHWSHNETILASYNLLSYSKIGEEQSAEDAEDRPPELLFIHRGYTAKISDFSWNPNEPWVICSVSEDNIMQIWQVAENIYNDEELDITAAELEAQGM, encoded by the exons ATGATGTACGCCCTGGAGTGGCCCAGCCTCACGGTGCAGTGGCTTCCTGATGTGACCAG GCCAGAAGGAAAGAATTATGCTCTGCACAGGCTGATTTTGGGA ACACACACATCTGATGGACAGAACCACCTGGCTGTTGCCAGAGTCCAGGTTCCCAGCAATGATCAGTTTGATGCTTTACAGTCTGATAATGAGAAAGGAG AATTTGGTGGCTTTGGATCTGTGACTGGCAAAACAGAGATGGAGATTAAAATTAACCATGAGGGTGAAGTGAACCATGCCCGTTACATGCCACAGAACCCCTGCATCATTGTGACAAAAACACCCTCTGCTGATGTGCGGGTGTTTGACTACACTAAACATCCTTCAAAAACAG acCCAAGTGGAGAGTGTGATCCTGACCTCAGATTAAAAGGACACCAGAAGGAAGGCTATGGCTTGTCATGGAACTCAAATTTAAGTGGACATCTTCTCAGTGCATCTGATGATCAT ATGGTGTGTTTATGGGATGTAAGTGCTGGACCCAAAGAGGGCAAGATTGTTGATGCAAAAGCCATCTTTACTGGGCACTCTGCAGTGGTGGAAGATGTGGCATGGCACCTGCTTCATGAGTCTCTGTTTGGATCCATGGCAGATGTTCAGAAACTTATTGT TTGGGACACAGGATCTAACCCCATGTCCAAGCCAAGTCACTCGGTAGATGCTTACACAGCCGAGGTCAACTGTCTGTCCTTCAGTCCTTACAGTGAGTTCATTCTGGCAGCTGGCTCTGCTGACAAG ATGGTGGCTCTGTGGGATCTTCGAAACATAAAGCTGAAACTCCATTCTTTTGAGTCTCATAAGGATGAGATTTTTCAG GTTCACTGGTCTCATAATGAAACCATTCTTGCTTCA tataACCTACTTTCTTACAGTAAAATTGGAGAAGAGCAGTCTGCAGAGGATGCAGAAGATAGGCCTCCTGAGCTGCTG tttATTCATAGAGGATACACTGCCAAAATCTCAGACTTCAGTTGGAATCCTAATGAGCCTTGGGTAATCTGTTCTGTATCAGAGGACAACATAATGCAGATCTGGCAGGTG